The following nucleotide sequence is from Nitrospirota bacterium.
CTGTTTACGATATTGAGAAATTCAGGGAGTTCATGAAGTACGCACGGAATTTTCCTGTTAAAGTGCTTGCAGGGCTTGTTGTGCTTAAGAGTGCAGGTATGGCAAACTTTCTTAACAACTATGTCCCGGGAATAAAGGTGCCGCAGGAACTTATTGCTGAGCTCAAGGCAGCAGGTAAGGGGAAGGGCCTTGACAAGGGGATCGATATCTGTGCCAGACACATAAGGCAGATCAGGGACGAAGGCATCTGCGACGGAGTTCACATAATGGCCATTGGCATAGAGGACAAGGTTCCCGAGATTATGGAGCGGGCGGGGCTATAGATTTTCCATTTACCAGTTATCACTTTCCATTGAGAGATGAAAAATGACAAATGACAGGATTACAATTAACGATTTTCTGAAAAAAAAATCAGAGGGCAGGAAGCTCGCCCTGCTTACTGCATATGACTATCCCTTTGCCAGGATTCTTGATGAAGCCGGGGTGGATGCAATCCTTGTGGGCGATTCCCTCTCAATGGTTGTTCAGGGCCTTGAAAATACCCTGCCTGTTACAATGGATGAGATGGTTTATCACACGAAAATGGTGGCAAGGGCAACTCAGAGGGCAATGGTGATAGGTGATATGCCCTTTATGTCCTATCAGACCTCGGTTGAGGATGCAGTAAGGAATGCAGGCAGGTTCCTCAAAGAGGGCGGTGCCCATGCCGTCAAGGTAGAAGGGGGCTCTGAGGTATCAGATAAGATAAGGGCAATGGTGAGTGCGGACATACCTGTTATGGCACATATAGGATTGACACCGCAGGCGATACATAGAATGGGGGGATACAGTGTGCAGGGACGTACTGAGGAGGCACGGCAGCGGTTGATTGAGGAGGCCCGTGTGCTTCAGGATGCTGGCGCATTCAGCCTGGTACTCGAGGCAATACCCCTGGAACTTGCAAAAAAGATCAGCGAAACCCTTGTGATTCCTACAATTGGTATAGGCGCAGGTCCATACTGTGACGGCCAGGTCCTTGTGTTGCATGACATACTCGGCCTCTTCGAGAGGTTTGTCCCGAAGTTTGTAAAACGTTATGCCAATCTGAAGGACGATGCCCTGAACGCAGTAAGGAAGTTTAAGGAAGAGGTTGAAAACGGCGAGTTCCCAGGAGAGGACCAGAGTTTTAAATGAAATTTATCATTTGTCATTGTTCATTGACAGATAACAGATGATAAATAATAAACGAATGACAGATGATAAATAGTAAATGGTAATTGAAATATGTCTGAAGCTAAATTAAAAGTTATACTTTTAAAGCATACACCAAACCCTGAAGAGATCGTGGCAATGGCAGCAAAGCTCTGCTACAGCCCTTCGGATATTGAGGGACTCAGCACAAAAATAAAGGCTAAGGACCAGAAGGCCTTTGTTGAAAAGCTTGTGAAGATGGGGCACATGAGCCCTGTGGAACATGCGTCCTTTACCTTTGCCGTTGAGGGAATTTCAAGGGCCTGTTCTCATCAACTTGTCCGTCACAGGCTTGCCTCATACAGTCAGCAGTCACAGAGGTATGTCAGCGAGGAGGCAGGCTTTGATTACGTAATCCCGCCTTCAGTCAAGGATGATAAAGAGCTCGCAGGGTATTTTGAAGACTTCATGGCAGAGGCCCAGAAGGCATACAATCATCTTGTAAAAAAGCTCAATGAAAAGGGTATCAAGGGCGAGGCTGCAAATCAGGATGCAAGGTTTGTCCTTCCCAATGCCTGTGAGACAAAGATAATGGTTACCATGAATGCCAGGGAGTTGCTGCACTTTTTCCACCAGCGCTGCTGTCTCAGGGCACAGTGGGAGATAAGGGACATGGCTGAGGAGATGCTGAAACTTGTGAAAAAAGCCGCGCCAATCATATTCTCAAAAGCCGGCCCCGGATGTATATCAGGCCCATGTCCGGAGGGAGATTACACCTGCGGCAAGATAAAAGAGGTCAGGGCGCGCTATAAAAAAATGTAAGACCGTTTTATCGTGACAGTTCCCGGTTCTATTTGACAAAATTCCGTGTTTTTTGCTATAAAATAAGACTGTTTCCCCGGTAGCTTCCCGAAAGTGTTCGGGGCAGAGTCCCGAAAGCATTCGGGATTAACCACCATGTAGGAGTAGCCGGAGTAGAATAGTTGGGCAGTAAAAGGCAAGATCCCCGGTAGCTCAGTTGGCAGAGCGGGTGGCTGTTAACCACCATGTCGCTGGTTCGAGTCCGGCCCGGGGAGCCAACCCTAACCGGAACCAGGAATAAAGAGTTGGCAGAGTCCCGAAGGCGTTCGGGATTAACCACCCCGCTTATTGCGGGATTCGAGTCCGGCCCGGGGAGCCAACCCCATATAATCTTCAGGAATCTTACTGTTTTGCCCTACATTGTATACATATTAAAAAGCGAAACAACCTCCCAATACTATATCGGTCATACAGACAACATGGATCGCAGGCTTTCCCAGCACAACAATCCGGATTATCACGGAACCAGGCATACAAAGCGTAACAGGGGTCCCTGGTCATGTGTCTACACTGAAAAATACAACTCCCGATCTGAGGCGATGAAGAGAGAGAAAGAGATTAAGGCCAAAAAGAGCAGGAAGTATATTGAGTTCCTGATAAACAATTAGCAGCAGTCAGCGGAATTCCCTGTGCGGAATCTGACACTCAGGGCAACTATAGCAGCTATATCAAATATTAGCTTATAGATGTATTTTCCGACCTGCTTGCCCAAAAGGGATCATCAGATGAAAGATCATTGAAAAACAGCCTGTCCATTTTTATCCGGCTGGAGCGGATAGATGTTTGCAGACGTTTTCAGCGGCCACTACATATATTGAAAATCTCCTCTATCTTGACAGGCTCGAAAGCAACCGTAAGCTTTCTTCTGCTCTCATCCGGGTATATGATCTCTATCTCTGTCCACGGATGATCACAACACTTTGCCCTTTCTCCTTCATCATCAAGGGTCTTTAACTCAGCCAGAAGCCGGGTTACCGTGCTCTCTTTTACCTCTTTTTCCACCTCTGCACACTTGCAGAGTTTTCCGGATACCCCTTTGGTATGGCAGTAATACCTCAGGATATAACCGGATGATGTGCGCGTGATATACGCCTCTTTGACATATTGAAGCCCTGCAATTGAATAACCTGTAACTTTAACAGAAAGAGATTCAACTATTCGTTCCCTTCCCGGCTGGTTGGAGGCGCACGCGACCATAAGCAGAATAATACCCGATATCAGGCCGGTATGCCTCCATCTGTGGACTGAATTCTCCATGATCAGCAGATGTTGAAGATTCAGCAGCACTCATGGAAGAGTGGTTAATCCTTTATAGTCGATACGCTTAGCATAATCCTCAATAATGCCCTTCGAAACCCCTTTGCCTTCTACAGTAATGAGAAACGAATTTGCAGCCAGCACACTAATCTTTCCACGTTTCTCTTCAGGGTTGTACTCAATAACCGCCTTTTGTCCCTTTATCCTCTTCAGTCTGCCCTTTTCAGATACCCCAAGCAGGGGATTGAACATCATCTGTATTTGCAGCATCGGAAGGTCAGTGCTGATTGTAACAGTAACAGTACCGGAGCCTTTGTGATATTGGCGCGATGCGTAGATTCCAACCTTAACACCTGCCACTGCCGAACCAATAGCCCGTGAGGCAGCATCCTCTGCCGTCCAACCCGGCGGGGGAGGCGGCAGAAATGACTGTAACCGTTCAGCCCTTTTCTGCATAATTAATTGAGAGGCATACTCGAGATCTTCAGTAGCAGCCTTGTATTTGCCGCTACGGTATTCCTGCAGGGCATCTTTAATCGTGTCCGTGACCTCGTCAGCATAGGTCGGGCTGACAGAGGCTGCCACTATCATTAACGACAATATTACCCTTAAGACCATAGGTAAAGGACGGAACATTATTAGTACCTCGTAACCTTCAGGTTTGAGATCAGGAAGTACTGACCTTTCTCCATGTCGCCTCTCTGTATGATCACGAATCCATCCCTGTTCTTTGATGCAACAACGGGGTCGACCTCAGCAGTGACAATCCTCCTGCCATCAACAAACAACCTCCACCTGTCTCCCTTCTGCTGAATTGCAACCCGGTGCACAGTCTTTGTTGAGGTTGTACCAACCTTCTCATCGGGTTCCGGAAAGTATATCTCAAAAAGTGAATCTTTGTAATAACGAAGCCTCAGTCTCAGGGTCTCACCCTTTCCGGTTTTCCCAAATCTAAAATCGAGCGGCTCAACACCTTTCCCGCTGGAGTAGACGTCAAACTCAATGGCAAAATCCCCCTTGAGGTTCAATGCCTTTGAAATTCTTGACTCAGGAGTGACATTCACTATCCATCTCTTGCCTCCAAGCTCTACACACTCTACCTTTCCTGTGAGCGGGCTGAACCCTGCAGGTACCTCCTCACATGTGGAAAAGTCCTCTGAAAACAACAGGATATCCCCTGGTTTGAATGCAACAGCCGGTCGTTTCAGTTTTCCCGCTGGTCCTGCAGGCGATGGCCCTGCTTCAGGGCTTTTAGTGCCCTCAGGGGAGTACCTGTAATATTCCGATGGGATCTGGGAGGCGATGTAATTAACCGCCTTTTCGATCATTACCCTCACAGCCTTCTCC
It contains:
- a CDS encoding CsgG/HfaB family protein — protein: MDGRSADIIILGSITAFEPEAGGLGVGGGGLLPGMLGGIKFGKKDAYISMDLRLVDVRTRRIISTTTVDGKASSFNVGGLGVGWGGAGILGAGLSVYKNTPMEKAVRVMIEKAVNYIASQIPSEYYRYSPEGTKSPEAGPSPAGPAGKLKRPAVAFKPGDILLFSEDFSTCEEVPAGFSPLTGKVECVELGGKRWIVNVTPESRISKALNLKGDFAIEFDVYSSGKGVEPLDFRFGKTGKGETLRLRLRYYKDSLFEIYFPEPDEKVGTTSTKTVHRVAIQQKGDRWRLFVDGRRIVTAEVDPVVASKNRDGFVIIQRGDMEKGQYFLISNLKVTRY
- the thyX gene encoding FAD-dependent thymidylate synthase, translating into MSEAKLKVILLKHTPNPEEIVAMAAKLCYSPSDIEGLSTKIKAKDQKAFVEKLVKMGHMSPVEHASFTFAVEGISRACSHQLVRHRLASYSQQSQRYVSEEAGFDYVIPPSVKDDKELAGYFEDFMAEAQKAYNHLVKKLNEKGIKGEAANQDARFVLPNACETKIMVTMNARELLHFFHQRCCLRAQWEIRDMAEEMLKLVKKAAPIIFSKAGPGCISGPCPEGDYTCGKIKEVRARYKKM
- a CDS encoding GIY-YIG nuclease family protein encodes the protein MSLVRVRPGEPTLTGTRNKELAESRRRSGLTTPLIAGFESGPGSQPHIIFRNLTVLPYIVYILKSETTSQYYIGHTDNMDRRLSQHNNPDYHGTRHTKRNRGPWSCVYTEKYNSRSEAMKREKEIKAKKSRKYIEFLINN
- the panB gene encoding 3-methyl-2-oxobutanoate hydroxymethyltransferase — translated: MTNDRITINDFLKKKSEGRKLALLTAYDYPFARILDEAGVDAILVGDSLSMVVQGLENTLPVTMDEMVYHTKMVARATQRAMVIGDMPFMSYQTSVEDAVRNAGRFLKEGGAHAVKVEGGSEVSDKIRAMVSADIPVMAHIGLTPQAIHRMGGYSVQGRTEEARQRLIEEARVLQDAGAFSLVLEAIPLELAKKISETLVIPTIGIGAGPYCDGQVLVLHDILGLFERFVPKFVKRYANLKDDALNAVRKFKEEVENGEFPGEDQSFK